A window from Opitutia bacterium ISCC 52 encodes these proteins:
- a CDS encoding arylsulfatase, which translates to MEFDLLVRVPGRTRIKQALATFLHLVFLSASVGLWGLTEKPNIILLIADDQGWGDVGYHGSEISTPNIDQLAKEGLEMNRWYSYPWCGPTRTALLTGHIAGRHGSFFGGANLTHDEPLLNEVLQDAGYMTMTAGKWHLGNRTKADFPINRGFDHTYGSLGAGIDYYTHASGEVRDWARDGKTVFENGYMTDLFGNEICRLIRERDPSKPFFTYAAFTAPHTPLQAPQEYIDKYAHIEDENRRIYCAMVEVLDVAIGNILKTVDDEGIRDNTLVLYFSDNGGNVRAGGANNGELRDGKSSLYEGGTRLPAIFRWPGKIPAGAKSEQPMVVHDLFPTLVDALSLKTNLNTPFDGESLWDVLQTGKTRPRQADLVITAPYGYSVHSGDFKLIHTNLNKSQADLEESVELYKIYEDPNENSNVAGDYPEVVSQMISRTKYVTPWIYESSMPTRGRFAAGGPAGRGRAGPNAAGPRAQNGQGGPGGPRGGGRGGAGPRRGGGGADSVPVTRDSDNNIIHLHESISGD; encoded by the coding sequence ATGGAATTCGATCTACTTGTTCGTGTGCCGGGCCGTACCCGCATTAAGCAAGCTCTGGCTACTTTTCTTCACTTGGTCTTTTTAAGCGCTTCAGTTGGTTTGTGGGGTCTGACCGAGAAGCCCAATATTATCCTTCTTATTGCTGACGACCAAGGTTGGGGCGACGTCGGCTATCATGGCAGTGAAATTTCCACGCCGAATATCGACCAGCTAGCCAAGGAAGGCCTGGAAATGAACCGTTGGTATTCCTACCCCTGGTGTGGTCCTACTCGTACCGCTCTTTTAACCGGTCACATTGCGGGTCGTCATGGATCCTTCTTTGGTGGCGCGAATCTGACTCATGATGAGCCATTATTGAATGAAGTGCTGCAAGACGCGGGCTACATGACTATGACCGCTGGAAAGTGGCACTTGGGAAACAGGACGAAAGCGGATTTCCCTATCAACCGCGGATTTGATCATACCTACGGTTCTCTGGGTGCTGGAATTGATTACTATACCCATGCCAGCGGAGAAGTGAGGGATTGGGCTCGTGATGGAAAAACCGTATTTGAGAATGGCTATATGACCGATCTTTTCGGCAACGAAATTTGTCGGCTGATCCGGGAACGGGATCCTTCCAAACCCTTCTTCACCTACGCGGCATTCACCGCACCCCACACGCCACTTCAGGCACCGCAGGAATATATCGATAAATACGCTCATATCGAAGATGAGAATCGCCGCATTTATTGCGCCATGGTTGAGGTTCTGGATGTGGCCATTGGCAATATTCTGAAGACGGTCGACGATGAAGGTATTCGTGATAACACTCTGGTGTTATATTTTTCAGATAATGGGGGTAATGTCCGTGCTGGGGGAGCTAACAATGGTGAATTACGGGATGGTAAAAGTTCTCTCTACGAAGGGGGAACTCGACTTCCTGCTATCTTTCGCTGGCCTGGCAAAATTCCTGCCGGAGCAAAAAGCGAACAACCTATGGTGGTCCATGATCTGTTTCCAACCTTGGTGGATGCCTTGAGTCTCAAAACAAATCTAAATACTCCGTTTGATGGAGAGAGTTTGTGGGATGTATTGCAGACCGGGAAAACCCGGCCACGCCAAGCGGATCTTGTGATCACTGCTCCTTATGGGTATTCTGTTCACTCAGGGGATTTTAAGCTGATTCACACGAACCTGAACAAGAGCCAAGCCGACCTCGAAGAATCGGTTGAGCTATACAAAATTTACGAAGATCCTAACGAAAACAGCAACGTGGCCGGGGATTACCCGGAAGTGGTTAGTCAAATGATTTCACGCACGAAATACGTTACACCTTGGATCTACGAATCTAGCATGCCGACACGCGGACGCTTTGCAGCAGGTGGTCCTGCTGGTCGTGGACGTGCAGGTCCAAATGCTGCTGGTCCTCGAGCTCAAAACGGTCAGGGAGGTCCTGGTGGTCCTAGGGGTGGCGGTCGCGGAGGTGCTGGCCCTCGTCGTGGAGGTGGAGGTGCCGATTCGGTTCCAGTGACCCGTGACAGTGACAACAACATCATCCATCTTCACGAATCTATTTCAGGCGATTAG
- a CDS encoding PQQ-dependent sugar dehydrogenase gives MNSILKLRIVLFSSILWMGFSQQEAISQDYDPDRFEREILVPASLDAMQLEVLPNGDIVFVEFRGTVKRWDRVSGEVLQLGGVDTFAKGEVGLLGMAVAKDFLESGFLYVLFCPADKPTTMRVSRFTVKDDHMASSSEVELLSWPYDDEHIFHMGGAMWMSDNGDLYIGNGDNCHFDPGLPVDRRPDRINWDAYRSAANSRDYRGKILRIHPEKDGSYTTPRDNLFPDGKDGHPEIYAMGLRNPFRIAVDDKTGALYIGDVGPNILPELGINPLGYDELNVATEASNFGWPSFVGDNEALPVWDFEKNEEIERYDPASPKNNSPNNTGTKDLPPAKAALIWYPSTESKMFPTMGSGGRSMMAGPVYHFDPSIPSTIQFPKAFDGRVLIYEWMRNWIQTIDPTTEDLDFRPFMQNRDLRRPIDIKFGSDGALYMIEYGDMWWENQDSRIVRIIYRRGNRNPVAKLNALETAGRHPLTLEFDASESTDADGDQLNYTWSVDGRAQSKGSTFTHTFREPGSYKLGLTAEDPGRGSHTVTETIQVGNARPQLTFTQPAHGSFFDWETEIAYSVELSDVDSEAVNPSLVAVQGEYRNRRYASKEEDEFTHPGLALMRQSTCFSCHLSDAASAGPPYQSVTDKYTGDSAALEMLAQKILSGGTGIWGELPMPPHPQHNINQARQMVNWILSLTHESANAPKLGNQGTWTTPRRATTNNWTVPPVPGEGIRTDGGVFVLTAEYTDQGSGNAAPLRGESSVILHARKKKAALYDEASGMEYVDMAGDGGILGHFTDGDYIIWKELDLEGITDITANAANLGSRTGRIELRNGSPNGPLLSSIQIPVTENHAYSEIGASLQNAKGLSNVCVVVHFDQPDGQTIGLNWIEFN, from the coding sequence ATGAATTCGATCCTCAAACTTCGTATCGTCCTCTTTTCATCGATCCTGTGGATGGGATTCAGCCAGCAGGAAGCCATCTCCCAGGATTACGACCCTGACCGCTTTGAACGAGAGATTTTAGTGCCCGCCAGTCTCGACGCCATGCAGCTGGAGGTTCTACCCAACGGAGATATTGTGTTCGTGGAATTTCGAGGTACCGTAAAACGCTGGGATCGAGTATCGGGAGAAGTACTCCAGTTAGGAGGAGTAGATACCTTTGCCAAAGGCGAAGTCGGTCTTCTCGGTATGGCCGTGGCCAAGGATTTTCTGGAAAGCGGTTTCCTCTATGTTCTTTTCTGCCCTGCCGACAAACCAACCACTATGCGCGTCAGTCGATTTACGGTTAAAGACGATCATATGGCTTCGAGTTCAGAAGTTGAACTGCTCAGCTGGCCGTACGACGACGAACACATATTCCACATGGGTGGCGCCATGTGGATGAGTGACAACGGAGACCTTTATATCGGTAATGGTGACAACTGTCACTTCGACCCTGGATTGCCGGTAGACAGGCGACCTGATCGAATCAACTGGGACGCCTATCGTTCGGCTGCCAATTCTCGCGATTACCGCGGAAAAATCTTGAGAATTCATCCCGAAAAGGACGGCAGTTATACGACTCCCAGGGACAACCTCTTCCCGGATGGGAAGGACGGCCATCCAGAGATCTATGCCATGGGCTTACGCAATCCCTTTCGCATCGCCGTCGACGACAAAACCGGGGCGCTTTACATCGGTGACGTTGGACCAAATATTCTACCCGAGCTGGGCATCAACCCCTTGGGGTACGACGAACTCAACGTTGCCACCGAAGCTTCTAATTTCGGCTGGCCTTCCTTTGTGGGGGACAATGAAGCCTTACCTGTTTGGGACTTTGAAAAGAACGAGGAAATCGAACGCTACGATCCCGCTAGCCCCAAAAACAACTCTCCCAACAATACGGGCACCAAAGATCTTCCACCTGCCAAGGCGGCGCTCATTTGGTACCCCAGCACCGAATCGAAAATGTTTCCAACTATGGGTAGCGGTGGCCGTTCCATGATGGCGGGTCCAGTATACCATTTTGATCCTTCGATTCCATCGACCATCCAGTTTCCCAAGGCCTTTGATGGACGTGTTCTAATTTATGAATGGATGCGTAACTGGATCCAGACCATTGACCCAACAACTGAGGACCTCGATTTTCGACCTTTTATGCAAAACCGGGATCTTCGACGCCCCATCGACATCAAGTTCGGTTCTGACGGTGCATTGTACATGATCGAATACGGTGACATGTGGTGGGAAAACCAGGATAGCCGCATCGTCCGTATTATTTACCGTCGAGGGAATCGAAACCCTGTGGCCAAGTTAAACGCGCTGGAAACAGCGGGCCGGCACCCGCTGACACTCGAGTTCGATGCATCCGAGTCAACCGATGCGGACGGCGACCAGCTCAACTACACCTGGTCTGTAGATGGCCGAGCACAGAGCAAGGGCTCTACCTTTACTCATACATTCAGAGAACCCGGCTCGTACAAATTGGGACTCACAGCTGAAGACCCTGGTCGTGGCTCGCATACCGTCACAGAAACGATTCAGGTGGGTAATGCACGGCCTCAATTAACCTTCACTCAACCTGCCCACGGTTCCTTTTTCGATTGGGAAACAGAGATCGCTTATTCCGTCGAGCTAAGTGATGTTGACAGCGAGGCCGTAAATCCTTCATTAGTCGCCGTTCAAGGGGAGTATCGAAACCGTCGGTACGCATCCAAGGAGGAGGACGAATTCACCCACCCCGGATTGGCATTGATGCGTCAAAGCACTTGTTTCTCATGCCACCTATCCGACGCTGCCTCTGCAGGACCGCCTTACCAATCCGTTACGGATAAATACACCGGTGATTCAGCTGCCTTAGAAATGCTGGCGCAAAAAATCCTGTCTGGCGGAACCGGGATCTGGGGAGAACTTCCGATGCCCCCTCATCCGCAACACAATATCAACCAAGCCCGCCAGATGGTGAACTGGATTTTGTCACTCACGCACGAATCCGCTAATGCTCCCAAGTTAGGAAATCAAGGAACGTGGACCACGCCACGACGAGCCACCACTAACAACTGGACAGTACCGCCCGTCCCCGGAGAAGGCATCCGGACTGACGGAGGTGTTTTCGTCCTCACTGCAGAATATACTGACCAAGGATCTGGTAACGCTGCTCCCCTAAGAGGAGAATCCTCAGTCATTCTTCACGCTCGTAAGAAGAAAGCGGCCCTTTACGATGAAGCCTCGGGCATGGAATACGTAGACATGGCTGGCGACGGGGGTATTCTCGGCCATTTCACAGATGGCGACTATATTATCTGGAAAGAACTCGACCTTGAGGGCATTACCGACATAACCGCTAACGCAGCCAACCTGGGATCCAGAACGGGCCGTATCGAACTCCGCAATGGATCCCCCAACGGCCCCCTCCTTTCTAGTATCCAAATTCCCGTTACCGAGAACCATGCATACTCCGAGATCGGCGCCTCCCTCCAAAATGCGAAGGGACTTTCGAATGTCTGCGTCGTAGTGCACTTTGACCAACCTGATGGACAAACCATCGGCCTCAACTGGATAGAATTTAATTAA
- a CDS encoding cyclase family protein, giving the protein MKRIFKISHLALLTVFVFLPSLTYAGDSGMKKWKKGNGWGWVWGAEDEVGSLNEMTDASKLAALKLAKSGKSYDLGVTYDRDSFKWPGHSPGEIMTFRTPEGVKRQGGFPTDEGGTAWHSCALFINDNVATQIDGLGHVVEGKDNHWYNGFTEADWGGDWGIRKCDATTIPSIIARGVLIDVASYKGVSVLPPHYGITIEDLQGALKKQGTQLAPGDVVLLRTGSIRYWDKLEDREKILAHDTAGLTLEGAKWLVEEQGSMLIGSDTSGLERAPRPEEMDALVKEYNTFIPVHNYLLIRQGVHIGELHYLDDLAADKVYEFAYVCSTNKIKGTTAGFTLRPIAIR; this is encoded by the coding sequence ATGAAACGCATATTTAAGATATCTCATTTGGCTCTACTAACTGTCTTCGTATTTCTACCCTCATTAACTTACGCCGGCGATTCTGGCATGAAGAAATGGAAAAAAGGAAACGGTTGGGGTTGGGTCTGGGGAGCGGAAGACGAAGTGGGGTCACTGAACGAAATGACGGATGCCAGCAAACTAGCCGCACTGAAGCTGGCGAAGTCGGGCAAGTCCTATGACCTGGGCGTGACCTACGATCGTGATTCATTCAAATGGCCGGGACACAGTCCCGGAGAGATCATGACCTTCCGTACTCCGGAAGGCGTAAAACGCCAGGGCGGCTTTCCTACTGATGAAGGAGGAACGGCTTGGCATAGTTGCGCTTTATTTATTAACGACAACGTCGCCACTCAAATAGATGGCCTGGGTCATGTGGTTGAAGGCAAAGACAACCATTGGTACAACGGCTTTACAGAAGCCGACTGGGGTGGTGATTGGGGCATTCGCAAATGCGATGCGACAACCATCCCTTCTATTATCGCTCGCGGAGTACTCATCGATGTAGCCAGCTATAAAGGCGTATCCGTCCTACCTCCACACTACGGGATAACAATTGAAGACCTGCAAGGTGCTCTTAAGAAACAAGGTACGCAACTAGCTCCCGGCGATGTGGTCCTCCTCCGGACGGGATCGATCCGATATTGGGATAAACTAGAAGATCGGGAGAAGATTCTCGCCCACGACACAGCAGGATTGACGCTCGAAGGTGCTAAGTGGCTCGTTGAAGAACAAGGTTCGATGTTGATCGGAAGTGACACGAGCGGTTTAGAACGAGCCCCACGACCTGAGGAAATGGATGCCCTTGTCAAAGAGTACAATACCTTCATTCCCGTCCACAACTACCTGCTCATTCGCCAGGGAGTGCACATCGGAGAGTTACACTACCTGGACGATCTAGCGGCTGATAAAGTTTATGAGTTCGCCTACGTGTGCTCAACCAACAAGATCAAAGGAACCACCGCAGGATTCACACTGCGACCTATAGCCATTCGCTAA
- a CDS encoding sulfatase-like hydrolase/transferase: protein MYNKTLLPLMGGLFLIAVSNLIATTTKPNVILLVSDDQGWMDVGYHGGEISTPNIDQLTKDGMELNRWYSYPICSPTRVSLLTGHMSMRHGVFSPIPGNMTIPHDEQLMSDVFKDAGYMTMTAGKWHLGMTHKRDFPINRGFDHTYGSLRAGPDYWTHGRGEQKDWARDGKTVFESGYMTDLFGNEICRLIRERDTSKPFFTYAAFTAPHTPLQAPQEYIDKYAHIEDESRRIYCAMVEVLDVAIGNILKTVDDEGIRDNTIVMFFSDNGGAAGADNGNFRGRKGTVYEGGTRLPAVIRWPGKIPAGVKSEQPMVVYDLFPTLVEAIGLPTNLNTPFDGESLWDNLQTGKARPRKTDMLIGNSTAYAVHSGEFKLVHSNINKHQTDVTETVELFSIFEDPYEETNLADQYPDVVKKMMARSTQVAEWVREAPQRTNRRGGRGGAGGALGGRGPGGGGRGGPNAQGGAGGNTDAVGGRGGPGGGRGGPGGGRGGPTAAPALDANGNIIHIHESVPGE, encoded by the coding sequence ATGTACAATAAAACTCTACTGCCCCTGATGGGTGGCTTATTTCTGATCGCCGTTTCGAACCTCATTGCCACAACGACAAAACCCAACGTCATTCTACTTGTTTCCGACGACCAAGGTTGGATGGATGTGGGGTATCACGGCGGCGAGATATCTACTCCTAATATAGATCAATTGACCAAGGATGGTATGGAGTTGAATCGATGGTATTCCTACCCGATTTGCTCTCCCACTCGAGTGTCTTTGCTCACCGGTCATATGTCCATGCGTCATGGTGTTTTTTCGCCGATTCCAGGTAATATGACCATTCCGCATGATGAGCAGCTGATGAGTGATGTCTTTAAAGATGCTGGCTACATGACCATGACGGCTGGCAAGTGGCACCTCGGAATGACTCATAAACGAGATTTTCCTATCAACCGTGGGTTTGATCATACCTATGGTTCCTTGCGTGCGGGACCAGACTATTGGACCCATGGGCGAGGTGAGCAAAAGGACTGGGCGCGTGATGGTAAGACTGTATTTGAAAGCGGATACATGACAGATCTTTTTGGAAATGAGATTTGTCGCTTGATTCGTGAGCGTGATACGTCGAAACCCTTCTTCACCTACGCAGCATTCACTGCTCCCCATACTCCTTTGCAGGCTCCGCAGGAATACATTGATAAGTACGCTCACATTGAAGATGAATCCCGCCGTATTTACTGCGCTATGGTTGAGGTTTTGGATGTGGCCATCGGCAACATTCTCAAGACGGTCGATGACGAGGGCATCCGCGATAACACGATCGTAATGTTCTTTTCTGATAACGGAGGTGCTGCAGGTGCCGATAACGGGAATTTTCGTGGAAGAAAAGGTACTGTTTATGAAGGTGGCACGCGCTTACCGGCAGTCATTCGTTGGCCCGGCAAAATTCCGGCCGGAGTGAAAAGTGAGCAGCCTATGGTTGTGTATGATCTTTTTCCAACTCTGGTGGAAGCGATAGGATTACCCACGAATCTCAATACACCCTTCGATGGAGAAAGCCTTTGGGATAACTTGCAAACAGGAAAAGCTCGTCCTCGTAAAACGGACATGCTCATTGGGAACTCAACAGCCTATGCGGTCCACTCTGGTGAATTCAAACTGGTTCATTCCAATATCAACAAGCATCAGACTGATGTAACTGAAACCGTGGAATTATTTAGCATCTTCGAAGATCCCTATGAAGAAACCAACCTGGCAGATCAATATCCGGATGTAGTCAAGAAAATGATGGCGCGTTCAACACAGGTTGCTGAATGGGTCCGCGAGGCACCTCAGCGAACCAACCGACGTGGCGGCCGTGGTGGTGCCGGCGGTGCCCTTGGGGGTCGAGGTCCCGGCGGCGGTGGCCGTGGAGGTCCAAATGCTCAAGGTGGGGCTGGAGGGAATACAGATGCTGTTGGAGGCCGTGGTGGCCCTGGTGGAGGTCGAGGTGGCCCTGGTGGAGGCCGAGGTGGGCCAACAGCCGCTCCCGCTCTGGACGCTAATGGGAACATCATTCACATACACGAATCCGTGCCAGGGGAATGA
- a CDS encoding sulfatase: MRRFIQLLIIPVLFLSSVLTHAQDKPNIVVIMVDDMGWTGLSSYGSDLHQTPHIDQLASDGMKFNQAYASAPVCTPTRAAFMTGKSPAQLNMTIWHEASRVPQKNRPLTPPVVEGNLPHKEVTIAEVLREGGYRTGHVGKWHLGEASHYPETHGFDFTFGGSFWGAPPTFYFPYRGTWGSGERAHPRYIPGIDATEDREGEHLTDRLTDKAVQFITQSAGEPFFLYMSYYTVHTPIEGKPEVAERYKDAIHPGMDHDNAHYAAMHETLDDNVGRIRQTIEDSGVADNTIVILTSDNGGFINNYDGQTVTSNAPLRSGKGSLYEGGVRVPLIIHWPGVTKPQSISEQAVITADLYPTILEMTGLTGDSDHNRDVEGISLTPTLQNPDSSLRRTTLYWHYPHYYQTTSPVSSIRQRQWKLMEFHEDGRLELYDLISDPGETNNQADTRPPLAANLQAKLQAWRDKVKAPMPKPNLDNKN; this comes from the coding sequence ATGCGACGTTTTATCCAACTACTTATCATACCCGTTCTGTTTCTAAGTTCGGTATTAACTCACGCCCAAGATAAACCAAACATCGTGGTCATCATGGTCGATGATATGGGTTGGACTGGATTGAGTTCCTACGGCTCCGACCTTCATCAAACTCCTCATATCGATCAGTTAGCTTCAGACGGCATGAAATTTAATCAGGCCTATGCCAGCGCCCCCGTCTGCACCCCTACACGGGCAGCTTTTATGACTGGCAAATCTCCAGCCCAGTTGAACATGACCATCTGGCACGAGGCTAGCCGTGTGCCACAAAAGAATCGTCCTCTTACCCCACCTGTAGTTGAAGGCAATCTACCCCACAAAGAAGTGACCATTGCGGAAGTTCTGCGTGAAGGAGGTTACCGAACAGGCCATGTAGGCAAATGGCATTTAGGCGAAGCGTCCCACTATCCGGAAACTCACGGCTTTGATTTTACTTTTGGAGGCAGCTTCTGGGGAGCACCCCCCACCTTTTATTTTCCGTATCGAGGTACCTGGGGATCAGGTGAACGTGCTCACCCGCGCTACATTCCTGGAATAGACGCAACGGAAGATCGTGAAGGCGAGCATCTAACCGATCGGCTGACTGATAAAGCTGTACAATTCATCACACAGTCTGCGGGCGAGCCCTTTTTTCTCTATATGTCCTATTATACCGTGCACACACCGATCGAGGGAAAGCCTGAGGTCGCTGAGAGATACAAAGATGCCATCCACCCAGGCATGGATCATGACAACGCACACTATGCGGCCATGCATGAAACACTCGATGACAATGTCGGACGCATTCGACAAACGATTGAAGACAGTGGAGTAGCGGACAACACCATCGTGATTCTCACCTCAGACAACGGTGGATTCATTAATAACTACGACGGTCAAACCGTTACTTCCAATGCCCCTCTTCGATCTGGAAAAGGTTCTCTTTACGAAGGCGGCGTTCGAGTTCCCCTCATTATTCACTGGCCCGGCGTGACCAAGCCTCAATCGATCTCGGAACAAGCGGTAATAACCGCCGACCTCTACCCTACTATTTTAGAGATGACAGGATTGACTGGTGATTCCGATCACAATCGTGACGTCGAAGGCATTAGCTTAACACCCACCTTGCAGAATCCTGATTCAAGTCTAAGACGTACTACACTCTACTGGCACTACCCACACTACTACCAGACGACGAGTCCTGTAAGCTCGATTCGCCAACGGCAGTGGAAACTCATGGAGTTTCATGAAGATGGTCGCCTCGAACTATACGATCTTATTTCCGACCCGGGAGAGACAAACAACCAAGCTGATACTCGCCCTCCCCTAGCCGCCAATCTTCAAGCCAAACTGCAAGCTTGGCGCGACAAAGTAAAAGCACCCATGCCAAAGCCGAATTTGGACAATAAGAACTAA